DNA from Pseudomonadota bacterium:
AGTCAAAACAACTTGGCATATTTGCTTTGTTGTGAGCTCCGGACCTTTTTTATTCCAAGAATATTCTATAGAATGTTCTTTACAATATTTTTCAACCTCTAATTTATTAGATGTCTGAAAAACTTCTTGCCAGCTAAGATCCACACCTGGAGAGTAGTTTCTAACATATAAAATTCCTTTTTTGATAAACTTATTAATAATTTCTGTATCAAGTCTTTTAAAAATCTTACGGCTATCTGCAATAGGTGTTTCTCCCCCATCTTTCGCAGGAATGACACAAAAAAACATAATTTTTGAGGGCCAAGAATCAGAATAAGCATTTTCATTATGTAATGGAATATATTGGTCTGCTGGGTATTCAGTTGCAGTATAAATTTTTCCTCCAAGATTAGTTCGAGGAGTAGAGCGGTAGGTGTAATTTAAAAGATAAGGACATATTTCTTGAGCAAATCGGTTAAATTCAGAAACAGCATAAATATCAAAATTTCGTAAAAGAATACCTCCAAATTTTAAAAGCGCTTTTTCAAAATCTTTTTTATTTGCTTGAATCCAGCTAATAGGACTTATAGACTTTCTAGCTTCTATAATAAGAATGCCTTTATCTTCTGGAGGATATAAATAAGATACAGCGTT
Protein-coding regions in this window:
- a CDS encoding TauD/TfdA family dioxygenase; the encoded protein is MLEENNAVSYLYPPEDKGILIIEARKSISPISWIQANKKDFEKALLKFGGILLRNFDIYAVSEFNRFAQEICPYLLNYTYRSTPRTNLGGKIYTATEYPADQYIPLHNENAYSDSWPSKIMFFCVIPAKDGGETPIADSRKIFKRLDTEIINKFIKKGILYVRNYSPGVDLSWQEVFQTSNKLEVEKYCKEHSIEYSWNKKGPELTTKQICQVVLTHPLTKEDVWFNQAHLFHISSLRRDVAQSLLIEFGEENLPRNSYYGDGSPIEEAVLEKIRDVYDKESIIFKWQKGDLMVLDNILMAHGRNPYSGERKIAVAMG